From the genome of Glycine max cultivar Williams 82 chromosome 2, Glycine_max_v4.0, whole genome shotgun sequence, one region includes:
- the LOC100801289 gene encoding uncharacterized protein: MSLYSKFLKDFLTKKGKYINSETILGGGNCSVVIQKLPPKFKDPGSVTIPYSIGDVSIGKALINLGESINLMSLSMCKRIGNLKIDPIRMTLQLADCSITRPFGVVEDILVKVCHFTFPVDFVIMDIEENEEILLILGRPFMLIAKCVVDMGNRNLELSVDDQKVTFNLFEAIKHPSTNKPCFRVEAVKQEPDHAMQHLTTRSPLEKALINAVDCLTNEEEKDLEACLEDLEQLKVIHVGKDIVEALKEDNPPEKTKLELKTLPTHLKYAFLEGNDLMPVVISNNLSAKEEARLMEVLKKHKEAIGWHISDLK; this comes from the coding sequence ATGTCATTATACTCAAAGTTTTTAAAGGACTTCCTCACTAAGAAGGGAAAATACATCAATAGTGAAACCATTTTAGGAGGAGGCAATTGTAGTGTGGTGATTCAGAAGTTGCCTCCTAAGTTTAAAGATCCAGGAAGTGTTACCATCCCCTATTCTATTGGGGATGTATCTATAGGTAAGGCTCTTATTAATTTAGGAGAAAGTATCAATCTAATGTCGCTTTCCATGTGCAAGAGAATAGGGAACCTAAAAATTGACCCCATTAGGATGACACTCCAGCTGGCAGACTGCTCCATCACCAGACCATTTGGAGTAGTAGAAGACATTCTAGTCAAGGTCTGCCACTTTACCTTTCCAGTGGACTTCGTGATCATGGACATAgaggaaaatgaagaaattctcCTAATTCTGGGGAGACCATTCATGTTGATCGCCAAATGTGTGGTGGACATGGGGAACAGAAACTTAGAGCTAAGCGTGGATGATCAAAAGGTCACCTTCAACCTGTTTGAAGCAATCAAACATCCTAGCACTAACAAGCCATGCTTCAGGGTGGAGGCAGTTAAGCAAGAGCCTGACCATGCCATGCAACACCTGACTACTCGCTCGCCATTGGAAAAGGCTCTAATAAACGCAGTTGATTGCCTGACCAATGAGGAGGAAAAAGATTTGGAGGCTTGTCTAGAAGACTTGGAGCAGCTCAAAGTGATTCATGTAGGGAAAGATATTGTTGAAGCCCTAAAGGAGGACAACCCTCCAGAAAAGACAAAATTGGAGTTGAAGACCCTACCCACACACCTGAAGTATGCCTTTCTAGAAGGGAACGACCTCATGCCAGTTGTAATCAGCAACAACCTCTCAGCAAAAGAAGAAGCACGGTTGATggaagttctcaagaagcacaaggaGGCTATTGGGTGGCACATCTCAGATCTCAAATGA